ACAATTGTCACACCACCATGCAAAGAAAACTTAGTTGCTTGGATTCACCCATTAATCagcaaggctttttttttattattctttaaaaacaaaatataaagctTGTCAACTTACATCTTTATCTTTAATGCTGTGCAGACATTGCGAATTGCTTGTTCTCCTTGCTCTCGGTGAATGCGCACAATCCTTTCTACAGTGAGGAACAGGGAGCTCCAGCGTGTCTGATTGGGTCGGAGAAACTGCAGCTTGCATTCACGTTCCACTCTTTCATGAGCCATGGTTGACCTGCTGGTTTTATTCCAGAGAGCATGACATTTTGCAAAAGCAGACCGAGACAGCCTCTTGTAGGTTACGTTTGCAGCTCCTCCTGCAGCAGTGGCATCAACTGTGGATATAAGATTGAGGAGATGGCATGCACACTTTTGGTGCCTTGGAAGTTGGCACTCAAGGCCTGTGTTGTCATCCAGAATAGCAGACACATCTTGATACTCCACCTCTGACTCACTCTGATCTTCTGTTGCATCATCAAGGGTGGAGTCACTTTCCTCTTGTTCATTGGTGGCTTCCTCCTCTATCTCCTCACCATATAATCGAAAGGCCTTCAGGAAATTTGAGCCGCTGTCTGTTGTCATCCTGGTCACTTTTTCCCTGATGTGGTACTCAGAATGTATTTCCTCTAATGCAGCAGCAAGGACATCAAACGTGTGCGAGCCTTTGAGCCTTATACAAGCTAATGCAGCGGAGTGCCTCTCCAGTGAGGTGTT
The genomic region above belongs to Cyprinus carpio isolate SPL01 unplaced genomic scaffold, ASM1834038v1 S000005676, whole genome shotgun sequence and contains:
- the LOC122143500 gene encoding uncharacterized protein LOC122143500; its protein translation is MTTDSGSNFLKAFRLYGEEIEEEATNEQEESDSTLDDATEDQSESEVEYQDVSAILDDNTGLECQLPRHQKCACHLLNLISTVDATAAGGAANVTYKRLSRSAFAKCHALWNKTSRSTMAHERVERECKLQFLRPNQTRWSSLFLTVERIVRIHREQGEQAIRNVCTALKIKMFNPAEMGFLVEYAAVMKPVAMALNILQGESSVHMGLLLPTLYQLRDK